A genome region from Dolichospermum compactum NIES-806 includes the following:
- a CDS encoding Crp/Fnr family transcriptional regulator → MSLYTGKLSTSANNTQQHFTRRSLLPSKKGALWRIESGFVMNYTYLEDGTTVALGLWGAGDTVGELLSTMKPYQIECLTNVEATIVPVDDWNQLTNTLLDHIQQAEELMLIRSHRKVETMLMQLLAWLSKKFGSEVEKGRLIDMRLTHEDLATLINSTRVTITRVLGQLEQEGLIDRLSLHRIMVKQDDIWYYEI, encoded by the coding sequence ATGTCATTATACACAGGTAAGCTGTCAACATCTGCAAATAACACTCAACAGCATTTTACCAGGCGATCGCTATTGCCAAGTAAAAAAGGTGCTTTGTGGCGAATAGAATCTGGTTTCGTGATGAATTATACCTACCTAGAAGATGGGACAACCGTAGCTTTAGGGTTATGGGGTGCTGGAGATACAGTTGGGGAACTGCTATCCACAATGAAACCCTATCAGATTGAGTGTTTAACCAATGTAGAAGCGACTATTGTACCTGTAGATGACTGGAATCAACTAACAAATACTTTGCTTGATCACATTCAACAAGCAGAAGAATTAATGCTAATTCGCAGTCATAGAAAAGTAGAAACTATGCTAATGCAATTATTAGCATGGTTATCCAAAAAATTTGGTTCAGAAGTAGAGAAAGGACGTTTAATTGATATGCGTCTAACTCATGAAGATTTAGCAACATTAATCAATTCTACTCGTGTAACTATCACTCGTGTCTTGGGACAATTAGAACAGGAAGGATTAATTGATAGACTTTCTCTGCACCGGATTATGGTGAAACAAGATGATATTTGGTATTATGAAATTTAA
- a CDS encoding cysteine synthase A has protein sequence MDIKNGFVNTIGNTPLIRLNSFSEETGCDILAKAEFLNPGGSVKDRAALYIIEDAEKKGLLKPGGTVVEGTAGNTGIGLAHICNVKGYKCLIFIPNTQSQEKIDALTTLGAEVRPVPAVPYKDPNNYVKLSGRIAAEMENAIWANQFDNLANRVAHYETTGREIWQQTDGKVDGWVASTGTGGTYAGVAMYLKEQNPAVKCVVADPLGSGLYSYIKTGEIKIEGNSITEGIGNSRITANMEGAPIDDAIQIDDSEALRVVYQLLRKDGLLMGGSTGINVGAAVALAKQLGPGHTIVTILCDSGSRYQSRIFNSEWLASKGLVMS, from the coding sequence ATGGATATCAAAAATGGATTTGTTAATACAATTGGTAACACCCCGTTAATTCGTTTAAACAGTTTTAGCGAAGAAACAGGTTGTGATATCTTGGCTAAAGCTGAATTTCTGAACCCCGGTGGTTCTGTCAAAGATCGCGCTGCGCTGTATATTATCGAAGATGCAGAAAAAAAAGGACTCCTCAAACCCGGTGGTACAGTAGTCGAAGGAACTGCGGGTAATACGGGGATTGGACTAGCGCATATTTGCAACGTCAAAGGTTACAAATGTTTGATTTTTATTCCCAATACCCAATCTCAAGAAAAAATAGATGCTTTGACTACCTTGGGTGCGGAAGTTCGTCCTGTTCCTGCTGTACCTTACAAAGATCCGAATAATTACGTCAAACTATCCGGTAGAATTGCGGCAGAAATGGAAAACGCCATTTGGGCTAATCAATTTGATAATTTAGCCAATCGTGTCGCCCATTATGAGACCACAGGCAGAGAAATTTGGCAACAGACCGATGGTAAAGTTGATGGCTGGGTGGCATCCACTGGTACGGGTGGTACTTATGCTGGTGTAGCTATGTATCTAAAAGAACAAAATCCGGCGGTTAAATGTGTTGTTGCTGACCCTTTAGGTAGTGGACTATATAGCTATATCAAAACTGGAGAAATCAAAATAGAAGGTAATTCGATTACTGAAGGAATTGGTAATAGTCGCATTACTGCGAATATGGAAGGCGCACCTATTGATGATGCGATCCAAATTGATGATTCAGAAGCCTTGCGTGTTGTTTATCAACTATTAAGAAAAGATGGCTTATTAATGGGTGGTTCAACGGGGATTAATGTCGGTGCGGCTGTGGCTTTAGCTAAACAATTGGGACCAGGACATACTATTGTGACTATCTTATGTGACAGTGGTTCTCGCTATCAATCACGAATATTTAATAGTGAATGGTTAGCCAGTAAAGGATTAGTGATGAGTTAG
- the hemL gene encoding glutamate-1-semialdehyde 2,1-aminomutase produces MVNTSIKTTKSQEIFAAAQNLMPGGVSSPVRAFKSVGGQPIVFDHVNGAYIWDVDGNKYIDYVGTWGPAICGHAHPEVISALHTALDKGTSFGAPCALENVLAEMVIDAVPSVEMVRFVNSGTEACMAVLRLMRAFTNREKVIKFEGCYHGHADMFLVKAGSGVATLGLPDSPGVPKAVTASTLTAPFNDLEAVKALFEQNPQEIAGVILEPVVGNAGFITPDAGFLEGLRELTQEHGALLVFDEVMTGFRIAYGGAQAKFGVTPDLTTMGKVIGGGLPVGAYGGRREIMSMVAPAGPVYQAGTLSGNPLAMTAGIKTLELLSKPGTYEYLERITKQLADGLLKICADTGHAACGGNISAMFGLFFTPGPVHNYEDAKKADTGKFGRFHRGMLEHGIYLAPSQFEAGFTSLAHTSEDIEQTLAAAKEVLSGL; encoded by the coding sequence TTGGTAAACACCTCAATTAAAACCACAAAATCACAAGAAATCTTTGCTGCTGCTCAAAACCTCATGCCCGGAGGAGTCAGTTCTCCCGTTCGCGCTTTTAAATCCGTCGGGGGACAACCCATCGTATTTGATCATGTTAATGGCGCATATATTTGGGACGTAGACGGTAACAAATACATTGACTATGTTGGGACTTGGGGACCAGCTATTTGTGGTCATGCTCATCCAGAAGTAATATCCGCACTACACACAGCCTTAGATAAAGGCACAAGTTTTGGCGCTCCCTGCGCTCTCGAAAACGTTTTAGCCGAAATGGTCATTGATGCTGTTCCTAGCGTCGAAATGGTCCGATTTGTCAACTCTGGAACAGAAGCTTGTATGGCCGTATTACGGTTAATGCGAGCCTTTACAAATCGAGAAAAAGTCATTAAATTTGAAGGCTGCTATCACGGACACGCTGATATGTTCCTGGTCAAAGCCGGTTCTGGTGTTGCTACCCTGGGCTTACCCGACTCACCAGGAGTACCCAAAGCCGTCACAGCCAGCACCTTAACCGCGCCTTTCAATGATTTGGAAGCAGTCAAAGCCCTATTTGAACAAAACCCCCAGGAAATCGCCGGTGTGATTCTTGAACCTGTAGTTGGTAACGCTGGTTTTATTACCCCTGATGCTGGTTTCCTCGAAGGACTACGGGAACTTACCCAAGAACATGGGGCATTATTAGTATTTGATGAAGTGATGACGGGCTTCCGCATTGCCTACGGTGGCGCACAAGCCAAATTTGGTGTTACCCCCGACTTAACCACAATGGGTAAAGTCATTGGTGGTGGTTTACCAGTCGGTGCTTATGGTGGTCGTCGTGAGATTATGTCAATGGTTGCCCCCGCAGGTCCTGTTTATCAAGCTGGGACTCTTTCTGGTAATCCTTTAGCCATGACAGCGGGAATTAAAACCCTGGAACTCCTCAGCAAACCCGGTACTTATGAGTATTTAGAAAGAATTACTAAACAGTTAGCTGATGGATTGCTAAAAATCTGTGCAGATACAGGTCATGCTGCCTGTGGTGGTAATATTAGTGCTATGTTTGGGCTATTCTTCACCCCAGGGCCTGTGCATAACTATGAAGATGCAAAAAAGGCGGATACAGGCAAATTTGGTCGTTTCCATCGCGGAATGTTAGAGCATGGTATTTATCTAGCACCATCTCAATTTGAAGCTGGTTTTACTTCTTTAGCACATACTTCCGAAGATATTGAACAAACATTAGCTGCTGCCAAAGAGGTGCTGTCTGGTCTGTAA
- the hisIE gene encoding bifunctional phosphoribosyl-AMP cyclohydrolase/phosphoribosyl-ATP diphosphatase HisIE encodes MSSFEQLSLQSAIPVEKIRYDDKGLVPAIVQDYLDGTVLMMAWMNQESLQKTLDTGETWFWSRSRQEFWHKGATSGHIQKVQTIRYDCDSDALLIGVEQLGDVACHTGERSCFHQVDGTVTAPPGDSLSQLFAVICDRRDHPNEDSYTCKLLAGGDNKILKKIGEESAEVVMACKDDDADAIAGEVADLFYHTLVALAHHQVDLKAVYRKLQERRK; translated from the coding sequence ATGTCTTCTTTTGAACAGCTATCTCTCCAATCTGCTATCCCTGTAGAAAAAATTCGCTACGATGACAAGGGTTTAGTGCCTGCTATTGTCCAAGATTATTTAGATGGTACGGTGCTGATGATGGCTTGGATGAATCAGGAATCGTTACAAAAGACTTTGGATACCGGGGAAACTTGGTTTTGGAGTCGTTCTCGGCAGGAGTTTTGGCATAAGGGCGCTACTTCTGGGCATATTCAGAAGGTGCAAACTATTCGTTATGACTGTGATAGTGATGCTCTTTTGATTGGGGTGGAGCAATTGGGTGATGTAGCTTGTCATACTGGAGAACGTAGTTGTTTTCACCAGGTTGATGGCACGGTGACAGCACCACCGGGGGATAGTTTATCACAGTTGTTTGCGGTAATCTGCGATCGCCGTGATCATCCTAATGAAGATTCCTATACCTGTAAGTTATTGGCTGGTGGTGATAATAAGATATTGAAAAAGATTGGTGAGGAAAGCGCCGAGGTAGTTATGGCTTGTAAGGATGATGATGCCGATGCGATCGCTGGTGAAGTGGCAGACTTATTTTATCATACTCTTGTAGCTTTAGCACATCATCAGGTTGATTTAAAGGCAGTTTATCGCAAGTTACAGGAAAGAAGGAAATAG
- a CDS encoding DEAD/DEAH box helicase, giving the protein MTITRVLDEFRQTSTSPRDLGDKFERLMLNYLKTDPFYKDHFSQVWLWMDFPKRGNMPDTGIDLVGVERNTGDYCAIQCKCYDLDYTLQKSDIDSFFTASGTNLFQKRMIISTTAKWSKNAQAALDGQTIPVVRATIHELQNSPIDWDKFSLKNPDHLELKPKKQIRPHQQTALEKVLAGFETGDRGKLIMACGTGKTFTALKIAENFPRENNLILFLVPSISLLSQTLREWTAESDINFHSIAVCSDVNVGKNKKKSKNDDVADITVNDLAFPPTTNADDIIKSYQSIQSKNQSELTVIFSTYQSIQAISDAQKKSLPQFDLIICDEAHRTTGVTISGEDESYFIRVHNQDFIKAKKRLYMTATPKIYHPEAKNQAQENDVLLCSMDDEDIYGQEFHRLNFGEAVSADLLSDYKVMVLAVDKNFVNATFQQQISDGKYVLNLDDKAKIIGCWNGLAKRILNDEEGDDTEDKTPMKRAVAFCRTIEDSEKIVKLFAKNINDYQKLNPEDETVLQCELQHVDGKQNALQRNERLEWLKAEPLHSPLHKRGVRGGNICRILSNARCLSEGVDVPALDAVIFFTPRNSVVDVVQSVGRVMRKAEGKKYGYIILPVSIAADIPPEIALKDNEYKVVWQVLQALRSHDERFNDTINKIELNKRRPDKISIIGIGGKEKSDSSQSLKIESTYKQLELNFPIEEWRDAIYAKIVTKCGNRRYWEDWAKDVARIADTHTSRIKALLENSESEAKKAFDEFITGLHQNINPNVTPDEAIEMLSQHLITKPVFDALFEGYEFTKYNPVSQTMQRMLDVLESQSLQKEVKTLEKFYQSVRERASGIDNAEGKQRIIIELYDKFFRAAFPRLVERLGIVYTPVEVVDFIIKSADFALKQEFGVGLTDEGVHILDPFTGTGTFMVRLLQSGLIKPEDLQRKFTSELHANEIVLLAYYIAAINIEESYHYLTQYPPTPLVKGGLDFPPLLRGGQGGYQPFNGIVLTDTFQMFENAGYLLESIFPENNQRVINQKQRDITVIIGNPPYSAGQKSVNDNAQNLKYELLEKKLEETYASQGTGKRALYDSYIKAFRWASDRIRDKGVVCFVSNGSFIDSNAMDGLRKCLVDEFTSIYCFNLRGNQRTSGELSRKEGGKIFGSGSRATIAIIFLIKNADKKPENRLFYHDIGDYLSREEKLSIIKTLGDISSITWQKITPNENYDWINQRNDDFESFISLGDKNDKSSKTIFNVCCNGVVTNRDSWVYNFSKNSLSENIQKTICFYNQERERFFEAKSKNSNLQVEKFIRYDATFITWDTRRLKGGLEKNKVIKFDANDLRTAIYRPFCKQHLYFNHDLIHSRFYQPNFFPNQDLENLAIYVTGIGASKDFSALITDVIPNLHLHDTGQSFPLYTYEKQSELGELFATATTEQYTKKENIPDSIFKEYQQKYQDKTISKEDIFYYIYGVLHSPEYKQRFASDLKKMLPRIPFTADFWTFSKAGRELAYYHLNYETIEPYELEEFKKELYLDNQDYRVEKMVFGKNKNGIDKTIIIYNSKLTLSQIPLEAYEYIVNGKSALEWIMERYKVIKDKDSGIINDPNHWSENPRYIVDLVKRIVRVSLETVKIVNSLPALNEW; this is encoded by the coding sequence ATGACTATTACCAGAGTATTAGATGAATTTAGACAAACTTCCACTTCTCCCCGTGATTTAGGTGATAAATTTGAACGATTAATGTTAAATTATCTCAAAACTGATCCCTTTTATAAAGACCATTTTAGCCAAGTTTGGTTATGGATGGATTTTCCTAAACGGGGAAATATGCCAGATACAGGAATTGACTTAGTAGGAGTGGAGCGCAATACTGGAGATTATTGTGCTATTCAATGTAAATGTTATGATTTAGATTACACTTTACAAAAATCAGATATAGATTCATTTTTCACTGCTTCAGGAACTAATTTATTTCAAAAACGCATGATTATTTCTACTACTGCAAAATGGAGTAAAAACGCCCAAGCAGCTTTAGATGGTCAAACAATTCCCGTTGTTCGTGCTACTATTCATGAGTTACAAAATAGTCCCATTGATTGGGATAAATTCAGTTTAAAAAATCCTGATCATTTAGAACTTAAACCTAAAAAACAAATTCGTCCCCACCAACAAACCGCTTTAGAAAAAGTTCTCGCTGGGTTTGAAACAGGAGATAGGGGTAAATTAATTATGGCTTGCGGTACTGGTAAAACCTTTACTGCGTTGAAAATTGCGGAAAATTTCCCTAGAGAAAATAATTTAATTCTGTTTTTAGTTCCTTCGATTTCTTTACTTTCCCAAACCTTGCGAGAATGGACAGCGGAAAGTGATATTAATTTTCATAGTATCGCAGTTTGTTCTGATGTGAATGTGGGTAAAAATAAGAAAAAATCTAAAAATGATGATGTTGCAGATATCACAGTTAATGATTTAGCTTTTCCTCCCACAACTAACGCCGATGATATTATTAAATCCTATCAAAGTATTCAATCTAAAAATCAATCAGAATTAACTGTTATTTTCTCCACTTATCAATCAATTCAAGCTATATCCGATGCACAGAAAAAAAGTTTACCACAATTCGATTTAATTATCTGTGATGAAGCCCATAGAACCACAGGAGTAACTATTTCTGGTGAAGATGAATCTTATTTTATCAGAGTACATAATCAAGATTTTATCAAAGCTAAAAAACGTCTTTACATGACAGCAACTCCAAAAATTTATCATCCTGAGGCTAAAAATCAAGCACAAGAAAATGATGTTTTATTATGTTCAATGGATGATGAAGATATTTATGGTCAAGAGTTTCATAGGTTAAATTTTGGTGAAGCTGTTAGTGCTGACTTATTAAGTGATTACAAAGTAATGGTATTAGCAGTAGATAAAAATTTTGTTAATGCAACTTTTCAACAACAAATTTCTGATGGAAAGTATGTATTAAATTTAGATGATAAAGCTAAAATTATTGGTTGTTGGAATGGTTTAGCAAAACGTATTCTTAATGATGAAGAAGGAGACGATACAGAAGATAAAACCCCAATGAAACGGGCAGTTGCGTTTTGTCGCACTATTGAAGATTCAGAAAAAATTGTAAAATTATTTGCTAAGAATATCAATGATTATCAAAAATTAAACCCCGAAGATGAAACAGTTTTACAATGTGAATTACAGCACGTTGACGGTAAACAGAACGCTTTACAAAGAAATGAAAGGTTAGAATGGTTAAAAGCTGAACCCCTTCATTCCCCCCTTCACAAGCGGGGGGTTAGGGGGGGTAATATTTGCCGCATTTTATCCAATGCGCGGTGTTTATCGGAAGGGGTAGATGTACCCGCGTTAGATGCGGTGATATTCTTCACACCTCGTAACTCAGTGGTGGATGTGGTACAGTCCGTTGGTAGAGTGATGAGAAAAGCGGAGGGGAAAAAATACGGTTATATCATTTTACCAGTTAGTATTGCGGCAGATATTCCTCCTGAAATTGCTTTAAAGGATAATGAATATAAAGTAGTTTGGCAAGTTTTACAGGCTTTACGTTCTCATGATGAGAGATTTAATGATACTATCAATAAGATAGAATTAAATAAACGTCGTCCTGATAAAATTAGTATTATTGGTATAGGTGGTAAAGAAAAAAGTGATTCTTCTCAAAGTTTAAAAATAGAATCTACCTATAAACAATTAGAATTGAATTTTCCCATTGAAGAATGGCGAGATGCAATTTATGCGAAAATAGTTACTAAATGTGGTAATCGTCGTTATTGGGAAGATTGGGCTAAGGATGTAGCGAGAATTGCTGATACTCATACTTCCCGAATTAAAGCATTATTAGAAAATTCAGAATCGGAAGCGAAAAAAGCATTTGATGAGTTTATCACAGGATTACATCAAAATATTAATCCTAATGTCACTCCAGATGAAGCTATTGAAATGTTATCTCAACATTTAATTACTAAACCTGTTTTTGATGCTTTGTTTGAAGGTTACGAATTTACTAAATATAATCCAGTTTCTCAGACGATGCAAAGAATGTTAGATGTGTTAGAAAGTCAATCTTTGCAGAAGGAAGTCAAGACTTTAGAAAAGTTTTATCAAAGTGTGCGAGAACGCGCTAGTGGGATTGATAATGCGGAAGGAAAACAGAGGATAATTATTGAATTATATGATAAATTTTTCCGTGCAGCTTTTCCCAGGTTGGTTGAAAGATTGGGTATTGTTTATACTCCTGTGGAAGTGGTAGATTTTATTATTAAAAGTGCTGATTTTGCTTTAAAACAAGAGTTTGGTGTGGGTTTAACTGATGAGGGTGTGCATATTTTAGACCCCTTTACAGGGACGGGTACTTTTATGGTGCGGTTGTTGCAAAGTGGGTTAATTAAACCTGAAGATTTACAACGTAAGTTTACCTCTGAATTGCACGCTAATGAGATTGTTTTGTTAGCTTATTATATTGCTGCAATTAATATTGAGGAAAGTTATCATTATTTAACTCAATACCCCCCAACCCCCCTTGTAAAGGGGGGCTTAGATTTCCCCCCCTTATTAAGGGGGGGTCAGGGGGGGTATCAACCTTTTAATGGGATTGTTTTAACTGATACTTTTCAAATGTTTGAAAATGCAGGTTATTTGTTAGAAAGTATCTTTCCTGAAAATAATCAACGGGTTATTAATCAAAAGCAAAGGGATATTACTGTGATTATTGGTAATCCTCCTTATTCTGCTGGACAAAAATCTGTTAATGATAATGCACAAAATCTTAAATACGAATTATTAGAAAAAAAATTAGAAGAAACTTATGCTTCACAAGGTACGGGAAAAAGGGCGCTATACGATTCTTATATAAAAGCTTTTCGCTGGGCAAGTGATAGAATAAGAGATAAAGGAGTAGTTTGTTTCGTTAGTAATGGTTCATTTATTGACAGTAATGCAATGGATGGCTTGAGAAAATGTTTAGTAGATGAATTCACTAGCATTTATTGTTTTAATCTGCGAGGTAATCAAAGAACTTCTGGAGAACTATCAAGAAAAGAAGGTGGTAAAATTTTTGGTTCAGGAAGTCGTGCTACCATTGCGATTATTTTCTTAATCAAAAATGCTGATAAAAAACCAGAAAATAGATTATTTTATCATGATATTGGTGACTATTTAAGTCGAGAAGAAAAACTAAGCATTATTAAAACTTTGGGTGATATTTCTAGTATAACATGGCAAAAAATAACTCCTAATGAAAATTATGATTGGATTAATCAACGTAATGATGATTTTGAGAGTTTTATTTCATTAGGTGATAAGAATGATAAATCAAGTAAAACTATTTTTAATGTTTGTTGCAATGGCGTAGTAACTAACCGTGATTCTTGGGTTTATAATTTTTCTAAAAATAGTTTATCTGAAAATATACAAAAAACAATTTGCTTTTATAATCAGGAAAGAGAACGTTTTTTTGAAGCAAAGTCAAAAAATTCTAACTTACAAGTCGAAAAATTTATTAGATACGATGCAACTTTTATTACTTGGGATACCAGAAGATTAAAAGGTGGGCTTGAAAAAAATAAAGTCATTAAGTTTGATGCTAATGATTTACGGACAGCTATTTATCGTCCTTTCTGCAAACAACATTTATATTTTAATCATGATCTTATTCATTCTCGTTTTTATCAACCCAATTTTTTCCCTAATCAAGATTTAGAAAACTTAGCAATTTATGTCACTGGAATTGGTGCAAGTAAAGATTTTTCAGCTTTAATAACAGATGTAATTCCTAATTTACATTTACATGATACTGGTCAATCCTTCCCTTTATATACCTACGAAAAACAAAGCGAACTAGGAGAACTATTTGCAACAGCAACCACAGAACAATACACCAAAAAAGAAAACATTCCCGATAGCATCTTCAAAGAATATCAGCAAAAATATCAAGACAAAACCATCAGCAAAGAAGACATATTCTATTACATTTATGGAGTATTACATTCTCCCGAATATAAACAACGCTTTGCGTCAGACCTGAAGAAAATGTTACCACGAATCCCCTTTACAGCCGATTTTTGGACATTCAGTAAAGCGGGAAGAGAATTAGCGTATTATCATCTCAACTATGAAACCATAGAACCTTATGAATTAGAAGAATTTAAAAAAGAATTATATTTAGATAACCAAGATTATCGAGTGGAAAAAATGGTATTTGGTAAGAATAAAAACGGCATAGATAAAACCATCATCATCTATAATAGTAAACTTACCCTATCGCAAATTCCCCTAGAAGCCTACGAATATATAGTAAATGGCAAATCAGCCCTAGAATGGATTATGGAAAGGTACAAAGTCATCAAAGATAAGGATAGTGGCATAATTAATGACCCTAACCATTGGTCAGAAAATCCCCGTTATATAGTGGATTTAGTCAAAAGGATAGTGAGAGTCAGTTTAGAAACTGTGAAGATTGTTAATAGCTTACCAGCATTGAATGAATGGTAA